The stretch of DNA CTACGACGCCCGTTCCGGGCAGTGGGTGTTCATCAGCGATGATCGCTCGCAGCACCAGCCTTCCCGCACCTACACCGCGCAGATCGACGTGCGGGCGGACGGGCTCGGCGACTGGCGGCTCACCGGCACGCATCCGCTGCTGCGTCCGGACGGGAAGCCGTATCCGGAGGACGCGGTCGATCCGGAGGAGGTCCGCTTCGATCCGCGGTCGCACGAGCTGCGGTGGACCGCCGAAGGTGATCGCGACCGGCCGGCCGACCCGTCGATCCGTTCGGCGGCGCCCGACGGCGGGTTCCGCGGCGAGCTCCCGCTGCCGCCGAACCTGGCGATGCGCCCCGGCAGCGGTCCGCGGGACAACGAGTCGCTGGAGTCGCTGACCTTCGCCGCCGGCGGATCGCTGCTGATCAGCGCGGTGGAGTCGACGCTGCTGCAGGACGGCGAACCACCGGATCCGGAACGCGGCGCGCTCAGCCGGGTCACCGTGCAGGACCGGGCAGGCCGGGTGTCGGCGCAGCACGCCTACCCCGTCGACCCGGTCTTCGCCCGGGGCGGCGGTGACAACGGGATCGCGTCGATCCTCGCCGACGAGCGCGACCCGTCCCGATTGCTGGTGCTGGAGCGCGCCTACGTGCCGGGCGCGGGCAACTCGGTCCGCGTCTACGAGGCGGATCCGCGCGGAGCGACCGACGTGCGGCACCTCGGCTCCTTGCGCGGCACCGAGGTCGCGCCGATGCGCAAGCGGCTGCTCGCGGACCTCTCCGGCCTCGGGCTCAGCACCGTGGACAACGTCGAAGGGATCGCCTGGGGACCGCGCCTGCCCACCGGCGAACACACCCTGGCCCTGGTCAGCGACAACAATTTCTCCCCAGCCCAGACGACCCAGCTGATCGCGCTCGCCGTGCGGTGAGGCCGGGTCGTCGCCGACGATCAGCCCGCCCGCCGGCGCCCCGGGCGGGCCTGCGGGAAACGCGTTGGCGGCGGGCGGCACACTAGGGGTGTGCGATCCGCGTGATGAGCAGGGAAGGAAGCACAGGCGATGAGCGGCCAGGCAGCAGGCGTGACGGGCGAGCCGACGGAGACCCCGGTGACGGGAGGCCCGGCGACGGGGGGCCCGAACGGGAGTGAGGAGGCGCCCCGGTTCCGCTACACGGCGGAGATCGCGGCCGAGGTCGAACAGCGCTGGCAGCGGCGCTGGGAGGAGCTCGGCACCTTCCACGCCCCGAACCCGGTCGGCAAGCTGCGCGCCGAATCGGCCGACGACCCGGCAGGCGGCGACCCGGAATCCGCCGAGAAGCTGTTCATCCAGGACATGTTCCCGTACCCGTCGGGCTCCGGGCTGCACGTCGGACATCCGCTGGGCTTCATCGGCACCGACGTCTACGCCCGCTTCCACCGGATGCTGGGCCGCAACGTGCTGCACACGATGGGTTTCGACGCCTTCGGGCTGCCCGCCGAGCAGTACGCGGCGCAGACCGGCACGCACCCGCGCACCACGACCGAGCAGAACATCGAGCGGTACCTCAACCAGATCCGCAGGCTGGGGCTGGGCCACGACGAGCGCAGGCGGATCGCCACCACCGACATCGAGTTCTACAAGTGGACGCAGTGGATCTTCCTGCAGATCTTCAACGCCTGGTACGACACCGCCGCCGACGGCGGCCGCGGCCGGGCGCGGCCGATCGCCGAGCTGGAGGAGCAGTTCGCCGCCGGTGAGCGCGCCACCCCGGACGGCAGGGCGTGGACCGAGCTGTCCCGCACCGAGCAGCGCCGGCTGATCGACACCTACCGGCTGGCCTACCTGTCCGAGGCCCCGGTGAACTGGGCGCCCGGTCTGGGCACCGTCGTGGCGAACGAGGAGGTCACCGCGGACGGCCTGACCGAGCGCGGCAACTTCCCGGTGTTCCGCCGCAATCTGAAGCAGTGGATGATGCGGATCACCGCTTACGCCGACCGCCTGGTCGACGACCTGGACCGGCTGGACTGGCCGGACAAGGTCAAGAGCATGCAGCGGAACTGGATCGGCCGCTCGCACGGCGCGAACGTGACCTTCCGGCTGGACGGTTCCGCGGGCGAGGTGCAGGTGTTCACCACCCGCCCGGACACGTTGTTCGGCGTGACCTACCTGGTGCTGGCCCCGGAGCACCCGCTGGTCGACGAGCTGACCACCACCGAGTGGCCCGAGGGCACCCACGAGGTGTGGACCGGCGGCGCGGCGACGCCCGCCGAAGCGGTCGCCGACTACCGGCGCACCGCTTCGATGAAGTCCGACCTGGACCGCCAGGAGAACAAGGACAAGACCGGCGTGTTCACCGGTGCGTGGGCGACGAACCCGGTCAACGGCGCCCAGATCCCGGTGTTCGTGGCGGACTACGTGCTGATGGGCTACGGCACCGGCGCGATCATGGCGGTGCCCGGTGAGGACCTCCGCGACTGGGACTTCGCGCACGTCTTCGAGCTGCCGGTGGTGCGCACCGTGCAGCCCTCCGCCGAGCACCCGGGCGGCGCCTACACCGGTGACGGGCCGCGGATCA from Saccharopolyspora sp. SCSIO 74807 encodes:
- the leuS gene encoding leucine--tRNA ligase, coding for MSGQAAGVTGEPTETPVTGGPATGGPNGSEEAPRFRYTAEIAAEVEQRWQRRWEELGTFHAPNPVGKLRAESADDPAGGDPESAEKLFIQDMFPYPSGSGLHVGHPLGFIGTDVYARFHRMLGRNVLHTMGFDAFGLPAEQYAAQTGTHPRTTTEQNIERYLNQIRRLGLGHDERRRIATTDIEFYKWTQWIFLQIFNAWYDTAADGGRGRARPIAELEEQFAAGERATPDGRAWTELSRTEQRRLIDTYRLAYLSEAPVNWAPGLGTVVANEEVTADGLTERGNFPVFRRNLKQWMMRITAYADRLVDDLDRLDWPDKVKSMQRNWIGRSHGANVTFRLDGSAGEVQVFTTRPDTLFGVTYLVLAPEHPLVDELTTTEWPEGTHEVWTGGAATPAEAVADYRRTASMKSDLDRQENKDKTGVFTGAWATNPVNGAQIPVFVADYVLMGYGTGAIMAVPGEDLRDWDFAHVFELPVVRTVQPSAEHPGGAYTGDGPRINSANPQAGLDLNGLGLEDAKSTVTEWLEQRGHGAGTVEYKLRDWLFARQRYWGEPFPIVYDEDGVPLGVPDGELPVVLPEVADYSPRTFDPEDADSRPEPPLAKATDWAEVELDLGDGLKHYSRDTNVMPQWAGSCWYQLRYIDPVNDEAFVDPVNERYWMGPRPQQHGASDPGGLDLYVGGVEHAVLHLLYSRFWHKVLYDLGYVSSEEPYRRLYNQGYIQAFAFTDSRGVYVPAEEVEESGGEYFFHGEPVRREYGKMGKSLKNSVSPDDMADSYGADTLRLYEMAMGPLDTSRPWATKDVVGSQRFLQRLWRNVIDEHTGQLRVADERPDEEMLRALHKTIAGVREDLDALRFNTAVAKLIELNNRVTKTYSAQQRTPRQVVEPLVLMVAPLTPHLAEELWARLGHDTSLAHGPFPVADPEYLVEDTAEYPIQINGKVRSRVVVPASAEQDEVRAAALADEKVVAALEGNEPRKVIVVPGKLVNVVA
- a CDS encoding esterase-like activity of phytase family protein; the protein is MIAARSPAARIAVALAAGLLSSACAQPTTPPEGVRVLGERTLPWGTTFQNTTVGGLSGLDYDARSGQWVFISDDRSQHQPSRTYTAQIDVRADGLGDWRLTGTHPLLRPDGKPYPEDAVDPEEVRFDPRSHELRWTAEGDRDRPADPSIRSAAPDGGFRGELPLPPNLAMRPGSGPRDNESLESLTFAAGGSLLISAVESTLLQDGEPPDPERGALSRVTVQDRAGRVSAQHAYPVDPVFARGGGDNGIASILADERDPSRLLVLERAYVPGAGNSVRVYEADPRGATDVRHLGSLRGTEVAPMRKRLLADLSGLGLSTVDNVEGIAWGPRLPTGEHTLALVSDNNFSPAQTTQLIALAVR